In Toxoplasma gondii ME49 chromosome VIII, whole genome shotgun sequence, a single genomic region encodes these proteins:
- a CDS encoding Lsm12, putative (encoded by transcript TGME49_232720) — translation MALQASAPSTPMPSSTPTLPPSFDFSADLGYRVTIRTTTGETFRGELYCYENGPTGLVTLKEDTEPGKANFHVVRRGVVADVVSERQNGEARQNLSKPPVIERGTVDHNEKVAIAEFEKRKYTIGVGVTAEAQDLFDFIWKTHPDCVWRGQDIVIQSLEVTIRPPYEPSSVSGRDTRAKERITSVVMKFRQKREREAARQPQHGAPMPGGTSLPNLTNGACDSPVVPREAVESAEGAATAADGVSSRVA, via the exons ATGGCACTACAGGCGAGTGCGCCTTCTACTCCAATGCCGTCTTCGACTCCGacgcttcctccttctttcgaCTTCTCTGCCGATCTGGGGTATCGGGTGACTATCCGGACAACGACAGGGGAGACGTTTCGGGGAGAACTGTACTGTTATGAGAATGGACCTACAGGCCTGGTCACTCTAA aggaagacacggAACCAGGGAAGGCCAACTTTCACGTCGTTCGCCGAGGAGTTGTCGCAGATGTAGTGTCCGAAAGACAAAATGGAGAAGCTCGGCAGAATCTGTCAAAGCCTCCCGTCATTGAAAGAGGCACCGTGGATCATAACGAAAAAGTTGCCATCGCTGAATTCGAGAAACGGAAGTACACAATTGGTGTCGGAGTAACCGCTGAGGCCCAAGACCTCTTCGACTTCATCTGGAAAAC GCATCCAGACTGTGTATGGCGCGGCCAAGATATTGTTATTCAAAGTCTGGAGGTGACCATCCGACCCCCCTACGAGCCGTCGAGTGTCTCTGGTCGGGACACACGAGCAAAGGAAAGAATCACTAGCGTG GTCATGAAGTTTCGACAAAAACGAGAACGGGAGGCAGCACGGCAGCCACAACATGGCGCGCCTATGCCAGGCGGCACTTCACTCCCG AACCTGACGAACGGAGCGTGCGATAGCCCTGTTGTCCCTCGCGAAGCAGTAGAGTCGGCAGAAGGAGCAGCCACGGCGGCCGACGGCGTTTCAAGCCGTGTAGCGTGA
- a CDS encoding acyl-CoA:diacylglycerol acyltransferase 1-related enzyme (encoded by transcript TGME49_232730~Predicted trans-membrane domain (TMHMM2.0):117-140:159-182:193-216:225-248:283-303:368-391:441-464:468-491:499-522), translated as MSVVESKRKENGGSGPVTPDIGGTSLLKRESKVAKSLWLRQQDTITRLEELQRQHEEEIRAKEGRQNSYDDLRTPLRSVDGSRRPSVVNDINDYRGRPLHDQLHGAYRATLLSHHTKNLNLRGFLNLFFILLFVINFRMVTDNLMEYGLMIRLPSSFRDILSNWPMLLCFLLMHFCILGAFVIERFVAAWVPHLLDWSECVLIGLNFFLVFIVPYLTVCNSSPSPAASALLLAFSIVWLFKLFSFHHVCLDARRALRDGDNFRELCSNSEEAEHVRRYPYSITLRHLYTFIWMPTMCFQFYYPRVPRIRWLSVIRHVFESAACLALMKIVVDQHIVPVARNSFTITEMQSIPLSTLLVHFLDKITRLSIPNLYVWLLMFVGLFHHWCNILAEVTRFGDRQFYLDWWNASSFGEYWRKWNLPIHHFLNRHINKPLRRARFPRIVATSVVFLISALLHEYMITVPLQLGWTGWVFLGFMAQAPLTYITNLSFFQRNPTVGNCFFWFIFCFSGQPLGILIYWYLWGVKHGTVQQLDPSKIQIM; from the exons ATGTCGGTTGTGGaatcgaagaggaaggaaaacgggGGGTCCGGTCCGGTCACTCCGGATATCGGAGGAACTTCTTTGCTGAAAAGGGAATCAAAAGTGGCCAAATCGCTGTGGCTCCGGCAGCAGGACACAATAACGCGGTTGGAGGAGCTTCAAAGACAGCATGAGGAAGAAATTCGAGCTAAAGAAGGGCGCCAAAACTCATATGATGACCTCCGAACGCCCCTGCGTTCCGTAGACGGCTCCCGACGGCCCTCGGTCGTTAACGATATCAACGATTACAGGGGCAG gcCTCTTCACGATCAACTGCATGGTGCCTACCGTGCAACTCTGTTATCTCATCATACGAAGAACTTGAATCTGAGAGGTTTCCTAAACCTCTTCTTTATTCTGCTTTTCGTCATAAATTTCCGCATGGTCACGGACAACTTGATGGAATATG GGCTCATGATCAGGCTGCCGTCTAGCTTCAGAGATATTCTTTCAAACTGGCCAATGCTGCTGTGCTTTCTCCTG aTGCATTTTTGTATTCTAGGTGCATTCGTAATCGAGCGTTTCGTGGCGGCGTGGGTTCCTCACCTTCTGGATTGGTCCGAGTGTGTCCTTATTGGACTAAACTTCTTTCTGGTCTTCATCGTTCCATACCTCACGGTTTGCaactcttctccttctcccg CAGCGTCTGCCTTACTCTTGGCCTTCTCCATCGTATGGCTATTCAAACTCTTTTCGTTCCATCATGTGTGTCTTGACGCCCGCCGAGCTCTGAG GGACGGAGACAATTTCCGTGAGCTGTGCTCTAATAGTGAG GAAGCCGAGCATGTTCGGAGATATCCATATTCAATAACCTTGCGGCACCTGTATACTTTCATTTGGATGCCTACCATGTGCTTTCAA TTCTATTACCCTCGAGTTCCCCGTATTAGATGGCTGTCAGTTATCCGTCATGTTTTTGAATCGGCAGCGTGCCTGGCTCTCATGAA AATTGTTGTCGACCAGCACATTGTGCCCGTGGCAAGAAACTCGTTCACGATAACAGAGATGCAATCCATACCTCTAAGCACGCTTCTCGTCCACTTCCTCGACAAG ATCACCAGACTTTCAATACCAAACCTCTACGTGTGGCTGCTCATGTTCGTCGGCCTCTTTCACCACTGGTGCAACATTCTCGCGGAGGTCACTCGTTTCGGAGACAGGCAGTTTTACTTG GATTGGTGGAATGCGTCAAGTTTCGGCGAGTACTGGAGAAAATGGAATTTGCCCATTCACCACTTCCTCAATCGCCACATTAACAAGCCGCTTCGTCGAGCGC GTTTCCCGCGGATCGTCGCGActtctgtcgtttttcttaTTTCTGCGCTGCTCCATGAGTACATGATTACGGTGCCATTGCAACTAGGCTGGACAGGCTGGGTTTTCTTGGGATTCATGG CTCAAGCGCCGCTAACCTATATTACAAATCTTTCATTT TTCCAAAGAAACCCCACAGTTGGCAATTGTTTCTTCTGGTTCATCTTTTGCTTCTCGGGTCAACCA CTTGGCATTCTGATCTACTGGTACCTCTGGGGGGTCAAGCATGGCACGGTACAGCAGCTAGACCCGAGCAAAATACAGATCATGTAG
- a CDS encoding hipothetical protein (encoded by transcript TGME49_232740~Signal peptide predicted by SignalP 2.0 HMM (probability 0.958) with cleavage site probability 0.880 at residue 22) has translation MVTMTYCSGLLFILLAAVPTRGGETDRELQGNVVVHYIKDDPRFRLLPDPDDLARVVTGGSPKETQLFKQLYNSALELFDVEGYNWLMNKVMDDDLSLRFTQALAKIDISQPHCDKGENTHAEPVAHQAEFPGGPFRNAFGFDLTKWMTGLLGRAQSEAGSKVPGLSNMSMMSMTMLKGLIQSVAAVVIDAVPPFIPPPLWILRPLPCLPMLTGANCLGSVLYPITMSEFTTADVSDSVMNGVIGSFPAKYQSKVGKTSEAQYRICASAYLGMYCASIFPICWMPLGLGAGMSMPVCFPQCLATLVACPGFWMDDIEGACSDVSVPPFCSFSVFINQRRIPPQYSSYDESHPFPKECPRFDPLYDTPDTLFDLEKSLPSPITEASKEEAPQIPVYPSLGKTLRDYEQVRPPQHVEPAPCDCRGQRSLLQIQCHLQPAEPMTVAGTPLQPATHYQVPSSVPEHCCMMCKQFYQGPLEAPLPKPIIKEQYQPSVKLGHVIPVNPVSYAWKHF, from the exons ATGGTGACCATGACGTATTGTAGTGGTTTGTTGTTCATCCTTCTCGCAGCCGTCCCGacgagagggggagagacggaCCGGGAACTCCAAGGTAACGTCGTCGTGCATTATATTAAAGATGACCCTCGGTTCCGTCTGCTGCCGGATCCGGATGACCTGGCTCGAGTTGTAACAGGAGGCAGCCCAAAAGAAACACAACTGTTCAAGCAGTTATATAACTCAGCACTAGAACTATTCGATGTCGAGGGATACAACTGGCTCATGAACAAAG TTATGGATGATGATCTATCCTTGAGGTTTACCCAGGCTCTGGCCAAGATTGATATATCTCAGCCCCAC TGTGATAAGGGAGAGAATACACATGCAGAACCCGTTGCACACCAAGCTGAATTCCCTGGAGGCCCTTTTCGAAACGCATTTGGCTTTGATCTCACGAAATG GATGACAGGACTACTGGGCAGAGCACAGTCGGAAGCCGGTTCAAAAG TTCCTGGCCTCAGCAACATGTCAATGATGTCCATGACGATGCTAAAAGGACTTATTCAGTCTGTTGCTGCAGTTGTAATCGATGCCGTACCTCCTTTTATTCCACCACCTCTCTGGATACTCCG TCCGTTACCGTGTCTCCCAATGCTGACGG GCGCGAATTGTCTCGGATCTGTGCTCTATCCAATCACAATGTCCGAATTTACAACGGCGGACGTCAGCGACTCCGTCATGAATGGTGTCATAGGCAG TTTCCCGGCGAAATATCAAAGCAAAGTCGGCAAAACGAGCGAAGCTCAGTACCGCATCTG CGCTAGTGCCTACCTTGGAATGTATTG TGCTAGTATTTTCCCTATTTGCTGGATGCCTTTGG GACTCGGCGCGGGCATGTCGATGCCAGTTTGTTTCCCACAATGCTTGGCAACGCTTGTCGCATGTCCCGGCTTCTGGATGGATG ACATTGAGGGGGCCTGCAGTGATGTGTCG gttcctcctttctgctcATTCTCTGTCTTCATCAACCAGCGACGAATTCCTCCACAG TATTCCTCATACGACGAGTCGCATCCTTTTCCAAAGGAATGTCCAAGATTCG ATCCACTCTACGACACACCCGATACGTTATTCGACCTGGAGAAATCCCTGCCGTCGCCAATCACGGAAGCAtcaaaagaagaggcaccaCAAATACCCG TCTACCCAAGCCTTGGGAAGACACTGCGGGACTACGAGCAAGTTCGCCCGCCACAACACGTGGAGCCCGCGCCATGTGACTGCAGGGGACAgcggtctcttcttcaaaTACAATGCCACCTTCAGCCAGCAGAGCCCATGACG GTGGCGGGCACGCCCCTGCAGCCGGCGACACACTACCAAGTCCCGTCCTCGGTACCCGAGCATTGCTGTATGATGTGCAAGCAGTTCTACCAGG GCCCATTGGAGGCTCCCTTACCAAAGCCGATAATTAAAGAGCAATACCAACCCAGTGTCAAG CTTGGCCATGTGATTCCTGTGAATCCGGTTTCCTACGCATGGAAGCATTTTTGA
- a CDS encoding 23S rRNA (adenine(1618)-N(6))-methyltransferase, putative (encoded by transcript TGME49_232750) gives MDQQQRVLSGGAQQNESLAFKDGSPQSGVVSHLDDKQVGCLTNSGACFQGSPNEGNAPTCEEARQRIYRESFRVSKAQCNNSCSGTVVGPERRRKRDDATSDDPGRSMLAQMRAPDETTSNTQEEFDRQKMGPMLQVDREDPASHITSVERQQRIRRAANHRASGCSDGIKSSSEPERSCEDAIKYPNKKQCKSFPRSSSNNNKMHPRSRHSTNSVDYGVLGEKYPELKKFLAPKKYAGFSLDMTTTMAIYELSKAIMMEFYGLKFELPLHDGHFLVPCIPSRANYIHHIADLLVDVEKEGALYLALHGRDGVSSAVRHAVQEAQPLRGKHIKVLDIGVGANCVYPLLGCTEYGWTFVGSDISERSLELARENVNLNGLEPCVHLRHQQDPAKFFSGVVENGELFALSMCNPPFHESTDQVNVCPFRVLEAQNHEVVCEGGELNFIMSMIRESRAFCSQFMWFTSLVARASTLKTVKKFLWEELRAFADSPGQVEHMRTRWKSTIAGQRGQTSSGDEAQISLSTIGVPLRVTEFRCKELYQGKQTRWVICWTFWTREQRKQVREFFEGSKEVSEPAATDSIGSSPVT, from the exons ATGGACCAACAGCAACGCGTTCTGTCTGGAGGAGCTCAACAGAATGAATCGCTTGCTTTCAAGGATGGTTCACCGCAGTCAGGTGTAGTGTCACATCTGGACGACAAGCAAGTTGGTTGTTTGACGAACAGTGGCGCTTGCTTTCAGGGATCTCCGAATGAAG GAAATGCGCCCACTTGTGAAGAAGCTCGTCAACGAATCTACCGTGAGAGTTTCCGGGTTTCGAAAGCGCAATGCAACAACAGCTGTTCTGGAACCGTTGTTGGGCCggagaggcgacggaagCGAGATGACGCCACCAGTGACGATCCTGGTCGTTCTATGTTAGCTCAAATGAGGGCACCTGACGAAACTACGAGCAATACACAGGAAGAGTTTGACAGACAGAAGATGGGTCCCATGTTGCAGGTGGACAGAGAGGATCCAGCAAGCCACATTACCTCGGTGGAAAGGCAACAAAGAATCAGACGCGCTGCAAATCATCGTGCGAGCGGCTGCTCTGACGGAATTAAAAGCTCTTCAGAGCCCGAACGAAGCTGTGAAGATGCTATTAAATATCCGAACAAGAAACAGTGTAAGAGTTTTCCGAGATCTTCGTCTAACAATAATAAAATGCATCCACGTAGCAGGCACAGCACTAATAGCGTTGACTACGGGGTGCTGGGAGAGAAGTATCCTGAGCTGAAAAAGTTCCTTGCCCCCAAAAAGTATGCGGGGTTTTCTCTTGATATGACGACTACCATGGCCATCTACGAGCTGTCCAAAGCAATTATGATGGAGTTTTACGGACTGAAGTTCGAATTACCCTTACATGACGGCCATTTCCTTGTACCGTGTATTCCATCAAGAGCGAATTATATACACCATATAGCCGATCTGTTGGTCGACGTTGAGAAAGAGGGTGCATTATATCTGGCTCTGCACGGGCGCGATGGCGTTTCCTCTGCAGTTCGGCATGCCGTACAAGAAGCTCAGCCACTTCGGGGTAAGCATATCAAGGTTTTGGATATTGGTGTTGGGGCAAACTGTGTGTATCCTCTACTGGGCTGCACCGAGTATGGATGGACATTTGTAGGCTCCGACATTAGTGAGCGTTCTCTGGAGTTAGCTCGTGAAAATGTGAACCTCAATGGCCTTGAGCCATGTGTGCATTTGCGACACCAGCAAGATCCAGCGAAGTTTTTCTCTGGTGTCGTCGAGAATGGAGAGTTGTTCGCACTCTCTATGTGCAATCCGCCATTCCATGAGTCTACCGACCAGGTTAATGTTTGCCCATTCCGGGTTCTTGAGGCCCAGAACCACGAGGTGGTATGCGAAGGCGGCGAGCTGAACTTCATAATGAGTATGATACGTGAGAGTCGAGCTTTCTGCTCTCAGTTCATGTGGTTCACTTCGTTAGTGGCAAGGGCTTCTACCTTGAAAACAGTGAAAAAGTTTCTTTGGGAAGAGTTACGCGCGTTCGCCGACAGCCCGGGTCAGGTAGAGCATATGCGTACAAGGTGGAAGAGCACAATCGCCGGGCAGAGAGGACAAACTTCATCCGGAGACGAGGCACAAATATCGTTATCGACAATTGGAGTGCCACTGAGAGTAACAGAGTTTCGCTGTAAAGAGCTGTATCAAGGGAAACAAACCAGGTGGGTTATATGCTGGACATTTTGGACGAGGGAACAGCGGAAACAAGTGAGGGAGTTTTTtgaaggaagcaaagaagtCTCTGAACCTGCAGCCACGGATTCCATCGGCTCGTCCCCAGTTACGTGA
- the IPP2 gene encoding protein phosphatase inhibitor IPP2 (encoded by transcript TGME49_232760) — MQVIGKDQPNGSSGQPTHSALRRSTHGSPEEHKHLTWDEQAIAEHDLERGTRMKIDEPPTPYHRRGSDAHGDNEKNSPQPGEAVSASALQACLEHLAVNDRGQALNEEELEQKRRHEFELKRKQHYCEFQQVKLMKEIYAEEEDE, encoded by the exons ATGCAGGTGATAGGGAAAGACCAACCAAACGGTTCCAGCGGACAGCCGACCCATAGTGCGCTAAGGAGAAGCACACATGGATCTCCGGAAGAGCA CAAGCATCTCACGTGGGATGAGCAGGCCATTGCGGAGCACGACTTGGAACGTGGGACCCGCATGAAAATTGATGAACCGCCGACACCGTATCACAGGCGAGGATCG GACGCCCACGGCGATAATGAGAAGAATTCGCCGCAG CCTGGCGAAGCTGTTTCCGCTTCGGCCCTTCAGGCGTGCCTGGAACACTTAGCGGTGAATGATAGAGGGCAAGCGCtaaacgaggaagaactggAACAAAAACGGCGCCACGAGTTCGAATTGAAGCGGAAACAGCACTACTGTGAATTCCAACAAGTTAAGCTCATGAAAGAAATAtatgcggaggaagaagatgagtGA
- a CDS encoding hypothetical protein (encoded by transcript TGME49_232770), with translation MSSGTCETVTMSIYVVQVLLQRVQLVFLPQVTSTNKQIQFHQKLQEVELGTPVNQYQQKPSRDELAFLTYLKEKQDFVGGLLQIIKAIYVSGEDLQFLQRDKPRF, from the exons ATGTCGTCGGGTACATGTGAGACAGTTACGATGAGTATCTACGTGGTCCAGGTGTTGTTGCAGAGAGTACAGCTGGTTTTCTTGCCACAGGTGACATCCACCAACAAGCAAATCCAGTTT CACCAGAAACTCCAGGAAGTTGAGTTGGGTACACCAGTCAACCAGTACCAACAAAAACCGAGTAGGGATGAACTCGCGTTCCTCACTTActtgaaagagaaacaagattTTGTCGGCGGCTTGCTTCAGATCATCAAGGCCATATACGTCAGCGGTGAGGATCTGCAATTCCTCCAAAGAGACAAACCCCGTTTCTAG
- a CDS encoding hypothetical protein (encoded by transcript TGME49_232780), which produces MADSRLPSPAYPATQYSCVGGPYSPTHQGYVVNGQTPTATTESTVIHRISSSSDRVLTLPAPFPSHMIAVTHPTGETLGSGSELGYHAPPSRYSPTRSAYASGVHYTSQGTSATFLGGGPSQTPSATHNAHSAEERADAGGPQSSSPGRSYYFETFSSDAPQVHLPQASASRSRYTRGTVASTSIRQPAEYSNLRSSENNSALTPYLQAHADSSPHSSNSHAMHSLNQSHAAGRGPPRAGGGEQEWNGPHNASSYNSGPEAGFHTDRRETILQNSAAEHRTGINKQEHEVLGGHRQSAALLPVFVKDGEMIDHGKRFGGEQPEVSRHCNQRGSHSISFWSDDEDETNGFSRLKHREPTDLEGWRELARQIGVENKMLRGRIKNYEKQIFTLQQQVDRETARADAQTKNQMTMEADVRTTREELLRLRHTLRMNQRGAELTRGAVIGGGAADCSREVFLLREALAEAAEYHMQLLQQNDTLRVHVEWLRRNEAHEGPSGCKNADKARLDAQLEGHERRELKQLRDLFSRLQSAADESAGYPDAMSLETFIGQQEGGGAADRFPRINPSAGRRHTGSISGSVSGHGTNVDSNNRIFVERSTSGETAQLGTVLMANRGAYEENCDARLPSGTLTGSLKQDVEGTKAGALPRRMPSDGDRDAQDSDRWGDDTKGPIKRLEQRIREYQSKAPGATATAGEASPRHFVTGRRDRGVSDK; this is translated from the exons ATGGCGGATTCTCGACTGCCTTCGCCGGCATACCCGGCGACTCAGTACTCCTGTGTTGGCGGGCCGTATTCGCCAACGCATCAAGGCTATGTGGTGAATGGCCAGACTCCTACCGCTACAACGGAGAGTACTGTCATTCACCGCATTTCTTCGTCATCAGACCGTGTATTAACTCTTCCGGCCCCTTTCCCGAGTCATATGATAGCTGTAACGCATCCAACGGGAGAAACCTTGGGGAGTGGATCTGAGCTGGGGTACCatgctcctccttctcgatATTCGCCAACTCGGTCTGCGTATGCCTCAGGAGTCCACTACACTAGCCAAGGCACTTCCGCAACTTTCCTCGGAGGAGGACCCTCACAGACACCATCTGCCACGCACAACGCACATTCTGCGGAGGAGCGCGCTGATGCAGGAGGGCCGCAGAGTTCATCTCCTGGCCGATCGTACTACTTCGAAACTTTTTCGTCCGACGCTCCTCAGGTACACCTGCCCCAAGCGTCGGCTTCTCGGTCACGATACACACGGGGAACGGTGGCGTCGACGAGCATTCGGCAACCAGCTGAATATTCAAACCTTCGTAGCTCGGAAAACAACTCGGCGCTGACGCCATACCtacaagcgcatgcagattctTCTCCACATTCGTCGAATTCGCACGCCATGCACTCTCTAAATCAGTCTCACGCCGCAGGCAGAGGCCCTCCTCGCGCTGGCGGTGGAGAACAGGAATGGAATGGACCACATAACGCGAGCTCCTACAATTCTGGTCCTGAAGCGGGGTTTCACACGGATCGACGCGAAACTATACTACAAAATTCAGCAGCCGAACACAGGACTGGGATTAACAAACAGGAACATGAAGTCCTCGGTGGACATCGGCAGtctgctgctctccttcCGGTTTTCGTGAAAGATGGCGAGATGATCGACCACGGGAAGCGGTTCGGAGGCGAACAGCCGGAGGTGTCTAGACATTGTAATCAGCGCGGTAGTCATTCCATCTCCTTTTGGTCCG acgacgaggacgagacgaATGGTTTCTCCCGACTCAAGCATCGGGAGCCGACAGATCTAGAGGGTTGGCGGGAGCTCGCACGTCAA ATTGGGGTCGAGAACAAGATGCTTCGAGGTCGAATTAAAAATTATGAGAAGCAAATTTTCACTCTTCAGCAGCAGGTGGACAGAGAA ACGGCCCGCGCCGACGCGCAGACAAAAAATCAAATGACCATGGAGGCTGACGTCAGAacaacgagagaagaactgctTCGGCTAAG GCACACCCTTAGGATGAACCAGAGAGGAGCTGAGTTGACTCGGGGAGCGGTGATTGGCGGAGGCGCGGCAGACTGCAGTCGCGAGGTGTTTTTACTGAGAGAGGCCCTGGCAGAAGCAGCA GAGTATCATATGCAACTACTTCAGCAAAATGACACACTCCGCGTCCACGTGGAATGGCTCCGCCGTAATGAAGCCCATGAGGGGCCTTCGGGTTGTAAG AATGCGGACAAGGCGCGCTTGGACGCCCAGCTGGAGGGCCACGAACGACGTGAACTGAAGCAGTTACGAGATCTGTTCAGCAGACTCCAGAGTGCGGCGGACGAAAGCGCAGGATACCCCGATGCAATGAGT CTCGAGACGTTCATTGGACAGCAGGAAGGTGGAGGTGCAGCTGACCGATTTCCGCGTATCAATCCGTCTGCAGGTCGGAGGCACACAGGCAGTATCTCGGGCAGTGTGTCTGGGCACGGTACCAACGTCGACTCTAATAACCGTATTTTTGTGGAGCGATCCACAAGTGGGGAGACGGCTCAACTGGGAACCGTACTGATGGCAAACCGTGGTGCCTACGAAGAAAACTGTGATGCGCGGTTACCTTCCGGAACGCTCACAGGTTCGCTCAAACAGGACGTAGAAGGTACAAAAGCCGGTGCGCTTCCCCGTAGAATGCCGAGTGACGGAGACCGTGACGCCCAGGATTCAGACAGATGGGGAGATGATACCAAGGGACCCATAAAACGGCTCGAACAGAGAATCAGAGAGTACCAAAGTAAGGCTCCAGGAGCAACAGCCACAGCTGGAGAGGCCTCGCCTAGGCACTTCGTTACAGGTCGTCGTGATAGAGGTGTCTCAGACAAGTAA